The Nymphaea colorata isolate Beijing-Zhang1983 chromosome 11, ASM883128v2, whole genome shotgun sequence genome includes the window CATGTAGGCTGTTGtaaattattaattaaaatACTTAAATAACTCATAATTAATATATACAAGCAGTCTAGTCAGCTCCGCCAGCTTTGCGCTGGTTTCCTAAAATCCAACTAGATTGAGAAATTGGCGTCGGGGGTTTCAAATTGCCCGAATCTTTCAGATTATAAAAGAGCTTGAAAGTATATGTGCCAATTGGCAAGTCTTAAGAAATTAATCAAAATCAATGTTTGATAAACTTGTTGAACGTCCATTTCTCGGGCGTGTAAATATGCACAATCTCGTCTCATTTATAATGCCAGCTTTGGGAAAATGGATGGCATCATCAGCAGCGCACTCTGCACGGTCGGCCATATCCAATGGCCAAACCCATAAATTCTATGTGTTCTATCCTTAATTTCATTTGGATGCACTCGACATCAGAACAGTAATTGGTAAAGATCACTATTCTTTTGCCCTTCAACTGTACATCCCAACGCTCCTCTTAagctttgtttggttggagggaaaagaagggatggaaagggagggaatgggaagggaagggaaagaaagggaagggaagagaaatgaatagaatggaaaggaatggaaagagttgattaaaaagtttgtttggattgaaagggaagggaaaagaatggaatgaaaaaaaaaagactaaatagcACATGGATTTAGAAatgagggaaagaaaaagaggggtagtgtgggaataaaaaactcttccacttacctttctttcctttccttctcaaTCCGTCTGATTTGGAAGGAAATGGATTTACACTAaacaatccctccctttccttttctttctttttcctccctttcctcCCCTTGTAGCCAAACACCTTTTGCCCCTTTCCCTCATTTCTAATTAGCTAACCAAACAAATGAGAGATtgctctccctttcccttcctaccaaacaggcccttCATTCTGGCATTCACTTAGTAATACTACTTTTTTGACATTTAATGTACCTAATCCTCGTAAATTAGTTGTCGTGTTGGCTATCCATTGAAAGCTTTTAATATATCTTTACTTTTATATGCAGGACGCTCAAGAAATATCATAACCATAATTGGTACGTTCTCACAACTTCCTTTACAACCTCATGCAGATGCAAAAGAACAACcctatcacacacacacacatggaatATTGGTGTTTAGCAAATTAACCATGCTGTGTTCGCCGATTTGGCACTTATGCCAGTGACAGAATTGGTTTTTAGGCATCGTTACCTTCATACATTGGTACAAGGGTAGCCCTAAATGATCGATTAGAACAAAGACATTTCAACAGTGATAAACTTCAACGCGTTACTTTTGCATCTTAGCCTAGATTTGATATCTTAGATTGACGATTTGTACATTTCATCCAGGAAAAGTTTTAACCACTCTCGAGTACTACCACCATGAGTGTAATATTCAGTTTGATTTCAACAGGTTGTCTAGCAGCAGTCGGCAGCCTTCTGACGCCATGTTTACTGTTCTTCATAACTCGATCCCTTTGGATTTCTTGTTCAAGGTCTCATGCAGAAAATGGATGCTTGCAATTCCGTACACCAACAAAAGTTGAGAAGTTCTTGATTGATTGCGAAACTCTCACAACCACAAGGTACACATACAATGACATAATCAGAATGACAAGTAAGTTCAAACATAAACTTGGACAGGGTGGGTATGGGAGTGTCTATAAAGGATGGTTGATCAATGGCACACCGGTGGCTGTAAAGCTTATGGAAAAATCATATAATGATGGGGATGAATTTTGTAATGAAGTTGCTACCATTGGTAGGATTCACCATGTCAATGTGGTTCGCCTTCTTGGCTTTTGCGTTGAAGGGTCTCGAAGAGCACTTGTTTACGACTTCATGGAAAATGGTTCACTTGAGAAGTTTACAGACACCACAGTTGCAGGCCATTGCTTGTTGAGGGAAAGATTACATGATATAGCACTAGGCATTGCCAGGGGAATTGAGTATCTACACCAAGGTTGTGATCAAAGAATCATCCACTTTGACATCAAGCCACACAACATTCTTCTGGACCATGACTATACACCAAAGATTTCTGATTTTGGTCTAGCAAAATCATATTCCAAGGAGAGAAGCACTGTAACTATTACAGAAGGCAAAGGCACAATCGGTTACGTTGCTCCTGAGATATTCTATGGCAATTCCAGGCATGTCTCACATAAAACTGATGTTTATAGCTTTGGAATGCTACTGATAGCAATGATTGGGatgaaagaaaagattggtCCCACTGATGGAGCTTCTAGTGAAGCATATTTTCCTCAATGGATTCATACCACTCTTTCTAATAATAAAAGATTTGAAGGCATTGCAAATGGACAAGCTGAAATTGTTAGAAAGATAGCCACTATAGCCTTGTGGTGCATACAATGGAATCCAATTGATAGGCCTTGTATGAAAGAAGTTGTCAGGATGTTGGAAAGCAGCACATCAAGCTTGACAATGCCACCCAATCATTTTTACCCTGTAGTTGATCCACCGGAGTTTCAAGTGGTTGACTCTTCGTCTACATCTGAATGTTCCGGGCTATTAGTTTGAAACTTGAGATGTTGGGGAAGATGAGAAACGACTGGCAGCATTAATTCTTGACCAGTTTTGTGGAATGTTTTGTGGGAGTGTATATATATTAGTCGGAGATCTTTTTTCccaaatcaaatattttttgtccTGCCCTTATTACCATGTTAAAACTGTTCATCACTTTTAGATTCTACAAGATGTTTGccattttttcagaaaactgTCACCTTTATCTGAGACGTGGAAGAACAGGGCACCGCTTCGCCTTTATGTGGCTGGGTTGAGAACATGTACCATGTTTTACGTGTGAACCATAAATCCCTAAGCATGCACTATGGTTCCTTGGATGCCCCTTCCAGTGAAGCGTATTTTAGTTAAAACTAAGAAATTCATTACTAAAACCATTAGTCCTTTCACTTAGTTATCAATGCTTTCTACTCTAAAATGCATCCCAATCAATCGAATTATCGAATTAAGATTCTCACTATTGCTGCCAACAGAGTGGAGACAGACTAGATGTTGAACTGTTGACCTTATAATGTGTAGTATTGTTAAAAATCGAAGGTACATCAAATGAAGTTGTGAACTGTGAGGATTCAGCGATTCAACAGAATCGGCTATGAGTTGACAAACATATTGTCTATTGAGAAAatgaacgaaaaaaaaaatttaaaaatatttttcaaatagtAAAAGATGAATAGTGTATGGCATGTAACATACACTATTCGTTGAATATAGGTTCAAATAAATTAAACCTCATGTCAGCTGGTGAATTGAATTAATGTGATTCAGCTAAATCGGCTAACAATTGCCATGTATattactaaaaaaatgaaaagatcttcaaaaaaataaaattaaaaaacataaaaatattttataatgaATAGTGTATAAGGTGAGGCAACTTCAGATCAGCATGTGACCTAAATCAACTTGCCACCAACCCGACTTATTCTGGCGGACTTTTATAACACTTCTTTCTACTACTTGAACATTTAAATATTCCAACCCTCTGGCAAGGTGGCCCCTACTTTTAATTGGCAGGCAATAACTCTTAGAAAGTCAACGGTTGAAAGAAAACTTACTAggttttgaaagaaaacaaaaaatgcacaaaagtaattgtaaaaaaaaaaacttaaaatattttggaaatagcAAAAGCTGAATAGCATATGGCATGTAACATACACTATTCGTTCAATATATGTTAAAATAATTTGAACCTCGTCAGCTGTGAATCCATgtgattcagctgaatcggcTAAGAATTGCCAAGTAATATATtaccacaaaaatgaaaagatctaccaaaaaagattaaaaacataaaatattttataatgaATACTGTATCACGTGAGGTAACTGCAGATCAGCGTGTGAATTGATAAATTTGCCACCGATCCGATTTATTCAGGCGGATTTTCACAACAGTGATTTCTGCTAGCTACTTGAACACTTTAATATTCCAACCCTCTAGCTTGGTGGCCCACACTCTAATTGTCGGGGAATGAAAATCAATGGTTGGCCGAAAATTTACCAGGCTTTGAGTCATACTGAACGCATATATATGATGTAGTCTTTGCTAGTTGTCTATATATAACGAGGCACTTTCatgacaaaaaatttattttgaccAAGTCGTGATTCAAATTTGTGGAAATTGCTGTGAAGATGCCCTTGATCAGTCCCATTCTATCCAATTGAATGCGGTCAAGAAGCCCTTGAGGTTTAGGTTGCCCCCACGGTCACCGACCGGGACAATCCTCCAATCGATCTCTTGGTTTTCTAAGAATGCTTCAGAGGAAGGTCTTTCATGTTATGGGTGTCAGTGTCACTCCACCGACAGAAATTCAAGAAGTCGAACTCCAAAGCCAGAGGCATCAGTACAAGGCTTGCGCTTGTCTTCCTTCTGATTAAGAGCTTTCCTTTTTCCGTAGGCAACTCGCCCCTCTCCTGGTCGAGGTATTGAACCATTTTTCGCAAGTCAGATGAAggctttcttcttctgctccttCTTGTTGTTCTGCTTCAACCCATCCTTTACAGCAGCAGAGATCCCAGAATACAGGGACTGCGCCCCGGCGTCCTGCAATGGCATCGCCGTCCACTATCCCTTCTCCCTTTCCGCCTACACACCCGGGACAAGTTGTAGTGTCCCTGGTCTGAAACTCACCTGCCAAGGGGACAAGGCCGATGCCCTTCTCTCCCTGATTACGCCCACGGGTCTCAAGTTAATTGTCAAGAGCATCAACTACACGACTCAGACCATCAAGCTGGCCATCGACCGCAGCCTGCCAGTTGTCAACAACCAGTGCCCGCTTCCCTCCAGGAATATCACTTTTTCCCATATCACCAATTCCGATGGTGAATCCATTCTCAGCTTCGCTACGAATTATACAATGGGGATCTTCTTCTTCGGATGCTCTACCAAGCCTAATTTCACGGGAGTGCCCGATTTTAGCGGCGGTGATTCCTCGAGCTACAATTTCACTTCCAACCTAGTCTCTGCGTGTTCTGACCCTGGCGCTACCTCCTACTCCTACGCCTTCTCTGACGACTCTTTCACCTTAGCTTCGTGGACCAGCTGCCGAACGACGCTGGGCTTCCCCGTCTTGATATCATCTTCTTCTCGCGACGCCCGGACCATGTGGACGTCCTTGACCGAGGGGTTCGACGTGGTTTGGACGGTCAATAGTATGGGGGACTGCCTCGGCTGCACCGCCTCAGGTGGGCGCTGTGGATACAACACCACCGGCGACCACTTCCTTTGCTTCTGCAGACAGGATGCGCATTCGGTCAATTGCAACCAGCCCGATGCCCCATCCCCGTCCTCATCGcgtgagtctctctctctctggctagggaaaattttctttggaaaacgTGAGACCACATGCTTTGTTTCATCAAACTCTGAGTGCGGTCCATCTCCCGCGAGTATCGGCCACCTCCTGTTGTGGCTTAACCTCTTGTTTGCacttatttttacaaaaaaacatgCCTTCTTAATACGTATTTCTGTGCGCGTTGGATGATACTTCAAGTTACTTAATTGAAAGTTTGAGGGTGGGTTTTGAATCCAATAATTCGCATCAGAAGCTTTCCCGGTAAAAGCTAAGGCGTTCCTCGTCGTCGCAGTTCTAGAAGACAGAAGCGGAATCAACTTTACATTTAGTGGCTGAATCTCGCACTCAGCACGAGCCCGCTTTAGTCGTCGAACCTACCGCCCGTCCCGCTGCTGGTGAAGGGCATTTCTGTCAATTATTATGCCCGTTTGGTGAACGGACAGTTTGACTCCTTAACCAAAGACCCCAAGTCATTGCGCCGCAGCAAGCCAACCCCGCGTCTTCCCCGGTTGCCACCACCTTAACTATCTCTCTAAATTATCGTCTATCCTCCACTTCCAGTACTATTATGGTCCTCCTCCTCCAACACACGCTTTTCTATCCTCCATGCCTCTCCACCACCGccaccttcttctcttcttgttgcttccgttcttcttcttcatcgccGCCATATCGGCCCAAAACTTGTCCGACTACTGCCCCGAGACAAGATGCGGCAGCCTCATCGTCAAGTACCCTTTCTACCTCGAGTCGACGGCACCCTCCTCTTCCCAATCGATCTGCGGATACGAAGGATTCGGCATCAACTGCAGCACTGGCAACCCCATCCTCACCCTCCCGAGCGATGTCTACCTGCTGAAGAACATCAACTACGACTCCAAGAAGCTGTCCCTCGTCGACACGGAGATCGGTCTTAACCCCTGTCCGGCGCCTGCCCACAACGTCTCCCTCGATCCCAACTCCACCCTCAAATGGGATCCGGTTAACACGcactatttttttctcatcaattGCACCGTAAACCAGTTCCCTTCCTCCAACGCCTACCCCTCGCCAACGTCGTCGGAGTACACCCTTCCTATCATTAATTGCTTGAGTAACCAATATTACAGGTCCTACGTCCTTCCTCCAGATCAAGCGCCATTGAGCGCCCAGTGGTTGCCGGTCTGCAACAGGTCCGTGAAGGTTCCCTTGATCTCGGGCGTTGGCAGTATCCCGGACAACGGCGGTTTCCCGATGACTGTCAAGAGTGGATTCATGCTGGACTGGAGCCAGGCGGCGCTCTGCTCCGGCTGTGAAGCAACCCAAGGTTGCTGTGGGCGCAAGACGACCACAGGGCAGTTCGTTTGCTTCTGCAACGATGGGCTACACGATAAAAACTGCAAAGACCGTGAGCCGTTCGATCTTCTTCTACCTTTCGTCATATTCCGTCTCATATTTCTACTTCCAATATCTTACGAAGTGCTATTTTCATGTTCaccctttcatttttcttcgcAAGGAATTATCACTGGGAACGTCACAATTCTTTGTATCCATGTCGGTCAAGGTTTAGCCCGAGTTTTAATCTTCAACCAAAGCTTTCCCCATTAGGTTTAATATCTCATATCCCGAACGCAGAACATAGATTATCATGCTTTGTCATCCATGAGGGACTCGTGTAATGCTCCACAAAGAGTGGCAGGCCAGTAAAAACATTTTAGATATGGCctactttaaatttttttttttttttacaaattttgaggGGTCGTAatgatattattaaaaaatttctgaGAGGGGTGTCactattttttccaaaaaaaaaaaaaaggaaaaaaaagaagagagagagagagaaaaggctACTGAGCTTGTGAGTTTTCTAACGTATAGGTGGGACCTGGGGCTTCTGGTTCTCTTGATTCCCCCAAATCAGCATCTTCAAATCCAATAGTGAAAGGACCCAggaaagcaagaaatttttctGGTGAATATTTCTCATATTGTCTCCTAGCCCCACATCCTATATCCCCAGTTACGCCATGGAAGACTTAGTCTTCAACGGAAGTTTGATCTTGGTTATTGTGGCAAGAACATGGTTCCTGCTTGCCACTTCAGCCAATGAGTAATTTGCTCACAACTTGTGGTAATCATATATAATATGCTTTTAGCTGCGCCTGGGACGGGTAGACTTCTTGCGGGATCTGATTTTCACCGAAACATCATCATTTATGCATCGATCTTCATCGAAGTTAGTCGGAGACTAAGCTTTTCCGTATATATTTTAGTCTACCGGATCAAATGTTAGGTCCAGTGAAGGGTGCCTTTCACAACTGGAGCGGTGCATGAGGCGTGTGTGGGATCGTTAGGTTCATTGTCTTTCCCAAAGTTGATGTCTGGCTGGATCCATCTTATGTTCATCTGTACTCTTCCCTGATCATTCATGTTATACTACAAGATTTCTGAGTTTGGGGGGAACTCTTTACAGTTATCCCAGTAGATTAATTGTGATTGTATTGACTAtccatagaaaaaaatttaacatctttACATTGATATGCAGGAGACAGAAGCAAATGGAGAACCATAACAGGTACATTCTCAGTCTTATATATGCACgcacatgcaaatgcaataaattaacTATGCACAGCCATATCTTTGTTCAATGGGGATCTTTATCTCAAAGCACCACACCAATTAAGTCTCCCAAGTCCAAATTTCCAGCGAGCCAAACTCTGCCAAAGTAAAATGTTGCTTTATATCTTAGAATGGTTAGCCCTGCAAATATGCAATGAATTAAACATAGCTTTAGATATAAAAACAAAGACATCTGGACAGACGAACCTCAACACCTAATTGCTGCATCTTAACCATGAATTAAACATTAGAAAGATAAACTATACATTTCATCAAGGAAAAGTAAACTATACATTTCATCAAGGAAAAGCTAAACACTGAGTACTACCACCATGAGTataatcttcattttcatttcaacaGGTCTAGGCGCAGCAGCTTGCGGTGTCATTTTTCTGTCGGCATGCTTATTGCTCTGCTTGACTCGTTCTCTTTTCCAACCCCATCCACCGGTAAAAGTTGAGAAGTTCTTGCTTGATTACCGAACTCTTACAACCACTAGATACACATACAATGACATAACCAAGATGACAAAGAAGTTCAAGCATAAAGTTGGGCAGGGTGGGTACGGCAGCGTCTTTCAGGGATGGTTGTCCAACGGCACAGTAGTGGCTGTAAAGCTAATCGAAAAATCACATAACGATGGGGAAGAATTTTGTAATGAAGTTGCCACCATTGGTAGGATCCACCATGTCAATGTGGTTCGCCTTCTTGGCTTTTGCGTTGAAGGGTCTCGAAGAGCACTTGTATATGAATTCATGGCAAATGGTTCACTTGAGAAGTTTACAAACATCACAGATGTAGGCCATTGGGTGTTAAGGAAAAGGTTATATGATATAGCACTAGGTATAGCAAGGGGAATTGAATATCTACATCAAGGCTGTGATCAGAGAATCATCCACTTCGACATCAAGCCGCATAACATTCTTCTAGACCACGACTTTACCCCAAAGATTTCTGATTTTGGTCTAGCAAAATCATATTGCAAGGACCGAAGCAGTGTAACTATTACAGAAGGCAAAGGCACAATTGGTTACATTGCTCCCGAGTTATTTTATGGCAATTCCAAACATGCGTCGCATAAATCTGATGTTTATAGCTTTGGAATGCTACTGATGGCAATGGTtgggttgaaagaaaaaattggtcCAGCTGATGGATCTTCTAGTGAAGCGTATTTTCCTCAGTGGATTCATGACACTATTTCTAATGGTCAGAAATTTGAAGGCATTGgagaagataaagatgaaatgGTACGAAAGGTAGCCACTATAGCTTTGTGGTGCATACAATGGAGCCCGATTGACAGGCCATGTATGAA containing:
- the LOC116263508 gene encoding rust resistance kinase Lr10-like isoform X4: MPLHHRHLLLFFLLLPFFFFFIAAISAENLSDYCLETRCGNLTVKYPFYLESTAPSPSQSICGYEGFGINCSTGNPILTLPSDVYLLKNINYDSKKLSLVDTEIGLNPCPAPGHNVSLDPNSTLKWDPVNTHYFFLINCTKNQSPSSNGYPPPTSSEYTLPMINCLSNQYYRSYVLPPEKASVSAQWLPVCNRSVKVPLISGVGSIPDNGGFPMAIKSGFMLDWSQPAHCSGCEATQGCCGRKTSTGQFVCFCNDGLHDKNCDDRRSRNIITIIGCLAAVGSLLTPCLLFFITRSLWISCSRSHAENGCLQFRTPTKVEKFLIDCETLTTTRYTYNDIIRMTSKFKHKLGQGGYGSVYKGWLINGTPVAVKLMEKSYNDGDEFCNEVATIGRIHHVNVVRLLGFCVEGSRRALVYDFMENGSLEKFTDTTVAGHCLLRERLHDIALGIARGIEYLHQGCDQRIIHFDIKPHNILLDHDYTPKISDFGLAKSYSKERSTVTITEGKGTIGYVAPEIFYGNSRHVSHKTDVYSFGMLLIAMIGMKEKIGPTDGASSEAYFPQWIHTTLSNNKRFEGIANGQAEIVRKIATIALWCIQWNPIDRPCMKEVVRMLESSTSSLTMPPNHFYPVVDPPEFQVVDSSSTSECSGLLV
- the LOC116263508 gene encoding rust resistance kinase Lr10-like isoform X5; translation: MPLHHRHLLLFFLLLPFFFFFIAAISAENLSDYCLETRCGNLTVKYPFYLESTAPSPSQSICGYEGFGINCSTGNPILTLPSDVYLLKNINYDSKKLSLVDTEIGLNPCPAPGHNVSLDPNSTLKWDPVNTHYFFLINCTKNQSPSSNGYPPPTSSEYTLPMINCLSNQYYRSYVLPPEKASVSAQWLPVCNRSVKVPLISGVGSIPDNGGFPMAIKSGFMLDWSQPAHCSGCEATQGCCGRKTSTGQFVCFCNDGLHDKNCDDRCLAAVGSLLTPCLLFFITRSLWISCSRSHAENGCLQFRTPTKVEKFLIDCETLTTTRYTYNDIIRMTSKFKHKLGQGGYGSVYKGWLINGTPVAVKLMEKSYNDGDEFCNEVATIGRIHHVNVVRLLGFCVEGSRRALVYDFMENGSLEKFTDTTVAGHCLLRERLHDIALGIARGIEYLHQGCDQRIIHFDIKPHNILLDHDYTPKISDFGLAKSYSKERSTVTITEGKGTIGYVAPEIFYGNSRHVSHKTDVYSFGMLLIAMIGMKEKIGPTDGASSEAYFPQWIHTTLSNNKRFEGIANGQAEIVRKIATIALWCIQWNPIDRPCMKEVVRMLESSTSSLTMPPNHFYPVVDPPEFQVVDSSSTSECSGLLV
- the LOC116263508 gene encoding rust resistance kinase Lr10-like isoform X3 — encoded protein: MKAFFFCSFLLFCFNPSFTAAEIPEYRDCAPASCNGIAVHYPFSLSAYTPGTSCSVPGLKLTCQGDKADALLSLITPTGLKLIVKSINYTTQTIKLAIDRSLPVVNNQCPLPSRNITFSHITNSDGESILSFATNYTMGIFFFGCSTKPNFTGVPDFSGGDSSSYNFTSNLVSACSDPGATSYSYAFSDDSFTLASWTSCRTTLGFPVLISSSSRDARTMWTSLTEGFDVVWTVNSMGDCLGCTASGGRCGYNTTGDHFLCFCRQDAHSVNCNQPDAPSPSSSRDRSKWRTITGLGAAACGVIFLSACLLLCLTRSLFQPHPPVKVEKFLLDYRTLTTTRYTYNDITKMTKKFKHKVGQGGYGSVFQGWLSNGTVVAVKLIEKSHNDGEEFCNEVATIGRIHHVNVVRLLGFCVEGSRRALVYEFMANGSLEKFTNITDVGHWVLRKRLYDIALGIARGIEYLHQGCDQRIIHFDIKPHNILLDHDFTPKISDFGLAKSYCKDRSSVTITEGKGTIGYIAPELFYGNSKHASHKSDVYSFGMLLMAMVGLKEKIGPADGSSSEAYFPQWIHDTISNGQKFEGIGEDKDEMVRKVATIALWCIQWSPIDRPCMKEVIRMFESSTSNLTMPPKHFCHAIQPDYMIEALDSSSTYSGY
- the LOC116263508 gene encoding rust resistance kinase Lr10-like isoform X8; its protein translation is MPLHHRHLLLFLLLPFFFFIAAISAQNLSDYCPETRCGSLIVKYPFYLESTAPSSSQSICGYEGFGINCSTGNPILTLPSDVYLLKNINYDSKKLSLVDTEIGLNPCPAPAHNVSLDPNSTLKWDPVNTHYFFLINCTVNQFPSSNAYPSPTSSEYTLPIINCLSNQYYRSYVLPPDQAPLSAQWLPVCNRSVKVPLISGVGSIPDNGGFPMTVKSGFMLDWSQAALCSGCEATQGCCGRKTTTGQFVCFCNDGLHDKNCKDRDRSKWRTITGLGAAACGVIFLSACLLLCLTRSLFQPHPPVKVEKFLLDYRTLTTTRYTYNDITKMTKKFKHKVGQGGYGSVFQGWLSNGTVVAVKLIEKSHNDGEEFCNEVATIGRIHHVNVVRLLGFCVEGSRRALVYEFMANGSLEKFTNITDVGHWVLRKRLYDIALGIARGIEYLHQGCDQRIIHFDIKPHNILLDHDFTPKISDFGLAKSYCKDRSSVTITEGKGTIGYIAPELFYGNSKHASHKSDVYSFGMLLMAMVGLKEKIGPADGSSSEAYFPQWIHDTISNGQKFEGIGEDKDEMVRKVATIALWCIQWSPIDRPCMKEVIRMFESSTSNLTMPPKHFCHAIQPDYMIEALDSSSTYSGY
- the LOC116263508 gene encoding rust resistance kinase Lr10-like isoform X9, yielding MTVKSGFMLDWSQAALCSGCEATQGCCGRKTTTGQFVCFCNDGLHDKNCKDRDRSKWRTITGLGAAACGVIFLSACLLLCLTRSLFQPHPPVKVEKFLLDYRTLTTTRYTYNDITKMTKKFKHKVGQGGYGSVFQGWLSNGTVVAVKLIEKSHNDGEEFCNEVATIGRIHHVNVVRLLGFCVEGSRRALVYEFMANGSLEKFTNITDVGHWVLRKRLYDIALGIARGIEYLHQGCDQRIIHFDIKPHNILLDHDFTPKISDFGLAKSYCKDRSSVTITEGKGTIGYIAPELFYGNSKHASHKSDVYSFGMLLMAMVGLKEKIGPADGSSSEAYFPQWIHDTISNGQKFEGIGEDKDEMVRKVATIALWCIQWSPIDRPCMKEVIRMFESSTSNLTMPPKHFCHAIQPDYMIEALDSSSTYSGY